The stretch of DNA AGTCGCGGCACGCCGTCTGTGCCCGCCATTGCTGAATTCCTACACATCTGGGATGAGCTACGACAGATCATCCTCACCTCCACGCCAGGCACTTTCACCTGGAGGCTTGGAGCTGCGGGCAAATACTCATCGTGTGATACCTATACCGCGTTTTTCTTTGGAAGAGAGTTTGCTCCTTGCACTGACGAAATTTGGCGACCATGGGCACCCCTAGAGATCAAAATCTTCACTTGGCTGGGTGTCGCTGGAGGCTTTGGACGGCGGATAGATTGGCATGACGAAACCTACCACGCACTCGGCAATGCCGACTTTGTTGCCAGGTAGATGAGGATACAACACACAtgttcttgggctgccccttcgccCGGGTGAATGGCCTGGTCACTCACAATTCACAAAAAATACGACCCAGACAGGCTCCTCAAACGGGTCTCAAAAGTCCAGAGTGGCCGGCACCTCTCATATCCAGACCAAATATGAGGCAGATATGGGGACGTCCGGGAGCGTTCGCCTCGTCAAACTAACGCTGGGCTCCGACACAAAACAAGTCCAAAACCTGGCGGTCCAAAGTTCGTCTCCTCCGTCGGACCGATGTCGCCGTGTGACGCTGCTCCGGCGAGCCACGTACTGCCTAACCCGGCTATTTAAGCCAATCACCGGCACCAAAACCCTAACCATCCNNNNNNNNNNNNNNNNNNNNNNNNNNNNNNNNNNNNNNNNNNNNNNNNNNNNNNNNNNNNNNNNNNNNNNNNNNNNNNNNNNNNNNNNNNNNNNNNNNNNNNNNNNNNNNNNNNNNNNNNNNNNNNNNNNNNNNNNNNNNNNNNNNNNNNNNNNNNNNNNNNNNNNNNNNNNNNNNNNNNNNNNNNNNNNNNNNNNNNNNNNNNNNNNNNNNNNNNNNNNNNNNNNNNNNNNNNNNNNNNNNNNNNNNNNNNNNNNNNNNNNNNNNNNNNNNNNNNNNNNNNNNNNNNNNNNNNNNNNNNNNNNNNNNNNNNNNNNNNNNNNNNNCCCGTCCGCCCCCACTAGTAGACATGTCCCCGTGCCGCCGAGGTGCGAAGCCCGAATCACCGTGGGGCTACCTCCGGATGCAGTGGATCCGGATGAGGAGgatgaggttgaggaggaggacgaggaggatgaggttgaggacaatgaggaggaggagctggaggAAGATGTTGGGGATCCTGGGGACGCGGATTTGCAGGCGGAGTAGCAGGCCATCCTCAAGTGGTTGTTGACTGTCCGCGGACACACCCGGTcacgtccgcgggcgtttgaggggttGTATTTGCCAAATttagctgtagatgctcttacacgAGACTATATATATCAAACCACATCCGGGAATCGTAAAAAGTCACTTTGACACCGGAACATATACTAATTTACCAAGTAATGCCATCAATTTGATGCAAAAATACAATACAGACTCACCAACCAACCTGACACCGAATGGGTGGGCATATGCTATATACCTCACCACATGGACAAATGAGGTAGTAGCATATAGAGATGAGACGAGGAATAGCAGAAGCATGTGGTGCTAAAAGCATTAGGGAATAGGAGACGCTGGGAAAGAGGGCACCTGTGCTCGATGTGAAACACGATGAACTAGCAGTACAGCAAGTAGAACGCCAAAGGAAAAAAGCACCCATGCTCGTAGAACACGTTGATACGGTACAACTGTGGATAGCACGAGAGCAAACAACACATAGTAGCATGACAGCACAACTAGTCAATAGATACACGCATCGGAGCCACCCATTTCTCAGTCGACGCTGTCCTTGCCAAGGGCATCGCTCCATTCTTGTTCAATCGACCTAGCGCCGCTTCACGGGGCCTCGAGGGATTGGTCTAGCTCACCACCGCAGTTGACCTCTTGGCCTCCCCTGACACTCGGCACACCCTGGGGCTGCTGATCGAGTGCGTATGTCGGAGGTGGAACTCCACGACTAATATAAGGTCCGCTGTGTTCTGGAGCTTGGCCGGGAGTGCTGGCTACTGAACGAACTTCAGTTTTAACAATGTGTGCGAGTACTACAGATACACAGGGATGGCTACGCTGGTGTGGTTCGACTTGCCGGATTCTTGCCTGAACGATGTGAAGCCAGCATGGTACAGCGATGAACTTTGTTTGTCCTCCTACCAATATTTAGTAATTTCCTTTTTTCCCCAAAAAGATTAttcaattttatttttttgaacaatCACTGGGGGAGAGGGTCCTCACATGAATATATTATTCAAAAGCCCAAGGGCGGTGTTACATTATATAGATTACAGCGAGAGAAAAGGTATAGGCGCACGGCCGCCTCCCTAATGACGGGTCCTTAAACCTAGGGACCCAAAGAATAAAGTCAGGAACGATGCTTCAAAGAGTATCACGGGGGGAGTTCAGCTCATTACGAAAGACATGAGCATTCGTAGGTACTGGCAACTTTCAGAGGATGGAGAGGGCGACGGTTAGGCCAAATGTTGATGTCGAGGCTGACAAACGTGGGAGTGTCCCAGATGTGGTTGATGGAGCGAGGAGTCGGTAGTCCCAAAAGGGACCAAACCTGTGTCGCCCAAGGGCAAAGGATGGCGAGGTGTGTAGCGTCCTCTCTGGTTTGCGCACACCGGCGGAAGATGAGTCTAAGGAGATGGTTTTGTGTAGCAAGTTGGCCCTCATGTCCAGCCTGTCGCGCCAAAGAAGCCAGCTGAAGATGTTGACCTTGATGGGGGGCCTTGGAGCTCTAGATGTGCTCGGCATTGAGATCCATCCCGTGGTTAGAGGAGAGCAGCAATAATATTCAattactagtcatcaacccgtgctctTGCACGGGCTAGTAATTTTTGACAAATTAATATTGTATAGAAAAAATTTATATAAATATTGTTTTGTTTGAATCATGTAGAAAGAAAAGTATTTTCATTGTATATAACGTTTTATGTTTCTCTACTTCCTATTATGACCAGCACATCGTGGATCATCTTCTATTTTTGAAATTTTGTTTTAAGCACTGTGCCACAACAAAAAGCAGTGACGTCATTATATATATTTAACGGCTCCTGACTTTTATAATTACTAAATACATTCAAAATGTGTTTTCTATTTAACTGGTTACTACTTGCACAATTACTGGTTGCGTCTAGATGTACCTATGATTGAGATATTCCTCGAAACATAGGTGAGCTTCCGCCATTCTCAGAGGAGTTAATTTACGTCGATCATTCTAAGAATGCTCTGAGCTGCATGCCTCGTTATGAGACATGGCTCAATTCAGGTTTACCATTTACTTTTAAAATGTTCGGGAAATCACTGAACTTTTTACTTTTGGATGCCTTCTTTGTCTTTCCAATAATTcccttttttggtatttttggtcaaATCTTTTTTTCACTTGGACAGCAATGCTCTAGATGACATCCTTGTATATTAAAACTTCAGCATTAACATTAGAAGTTCTTTTTATTTTTATCTGGCCTGTAAATTTCTAGAAGTTCCCATTCTCTATTGTAAAATTTCCCATAAACTATTGGATGCCCACTTATATGATTTTGAAAGTTTGTTTGTACATATTGGGAATTGATCCTTGATCCCGACTCATTCGTCACGAAAAGTAATAACAATGCTTTTCTTTGCTACTAACAAATTATATATTTTTTTTACTTAATTAAGCGCTCACCATTGTTGTGCGATTAAACTTAATCTACATGACCTcactttttgatttttttaatgtaTTTTAGGATATTTTTATGCACTTGCACAGtttagtaatttttattttcttaaaTATATTTCAGGATTTTTATTACATGTATTTGCCATATAAATTTATAACTTTCCTGATACTGGGTATTTTAATATTTTATGAGCACACTGTGCATGTCATTACATATTCATGAGTATATATGTAGCATGACAACACAATGAGTCGACGTTGTCCTTGCCAGGGGCATCGCTCCATTCTTGTTCAATCGACCTAGCGCCGCTTCACGGGGCCTCGAGGAATTGGTCTAGCTCACCACCGTAGTTGACCTCTTGGCCTCCCCTGACACTCGGCGCACCCTGGGGCTGCTCGAGTGCATATGTCGGAGGTGGAACTCCATGACTAAGGTCCGTTGTGTTCTGGAGCTTGGCCAGGAGTGTTGGCTACTGCTGAACGAACTTCAGTTTTAACAATGTGTGCGAGTACTAGATATACAGAGGGATCGCTACGCTGGTAGTTCCACTCCGGATTCTTGCCTGAACGATGTGAAGCCAGCGTGGGGAATGTAACTGCTATAACGTAGCAGTAGTGAGCTTGAAGCCTGCCTAGCATGCCACGAAAAAACCTATCGATACAGCGATGAACTTTGATTGTACTCCTGCCAATATTTAATAAACTCTTTTTCCCCAGAAAGAAAATTCAGTTATATGGTATCACAAACTTCTGCGATCGATTGTAAAGAAATGCACCATGTGTCTTTTACTGATTCATGGATGAATTTGCATGTTTTTTCAAACAACCGGTGTTATGCCGGGAATCGCCAAAGGTCACTTTGACATAGGAACATGTACTACTTTACCAAATAAATGACATCAAATCGCAAAAAATAGTACAGACTCATGAACCAACCTGGCACCGCGTGGATGGGCATATGCATACATACCACACCATATAAAAAGTGAGGTAGTAGCCTAGAGAGATGAAACGGGGAAGAGGTGAAGGATGTGAAGCTAAAAGCAATAGGGAATAGGAGACGTTGGGAAAGAGGGTACATGCGCTCGAGGAAGAATTAGATGATGTTGCAGGACAACTAGTACTTCATTGGAACTTGGAACAACTTATCAGTGCTTGAATTGTAGATTGATGATACAGGTTAGTTGCAAGTAGAGGGAGAGCAAACAACACATAGTAGCATGTGAACACAATGATTCCATACATACACATCCGAGTCATCCATTTAGTAGCCAAGGTTGTCCTTGCCAAAGGCATCGCTCCATTCTTGCACAATCGGTCTAGCGCCACTTCACAGGAAATTAATGAGATGGCCAAGCTCACCGCCATAGTTGAGCTCTCGTCCTCCCCTGACGCTCACCCTTGGGTTGCTCCAGCACATTCTTCAGAGGTGGAACTCCATGATTAAGTTTGACCACTTCATTAGGCTACACTACGAGCTAGCAACCGGGAGCTCACTTCCCGCATCGTGCTCCTCTCAGCCATGCCTTATAACTGGCAGTGCACTATCTTGTGTTTCTCCTCTCTAATTCATTCAGTTGAATCCCTCTAGCACAAGATCTGTCGTGTTTTATCGAGTATCATTTACTTCGATGCAATTACTTACAACACACATTTTTTAACATGAGAATCTTCTTTGGAATATTACAAGAGATCACACTGGAATGTTATTACTACATATGAATTAGGATTTTTGGGGGTGTAAATTTCGGACTCATGTACTATTTTCATGTATGTGGTTTTTCCTCATGGCCATCGCTTATATGGCAATTTTGTGCTACCTCACTCATGAGAGCCTCAAAATCTCGATTACATATTAATAGCATTGCTTTGCTGGGAAACAAAACATCACTACCTATCATATGGAATTTGGTATGCTTATCAAATGTTAGCAATCTAGAGAGTTATAGTTAAGTTCTTTGTGTGCAATTTTGAGGTAGTATCAGTTGAATAGTACAATCAATAGATTTGCATATATGGAGGGAtggttcttttctttttgttctttttcttatgATCGGCAAGATCTATTGTTGTTTTAAACAAGTTATATTAGATTTGCACTTTTTGTTGAATTGCCTACCCATTCAAAAGTTTCAAATGTACTAGAGTCATTTAATTTGGCAGGTCGGTACATTTGTATAAACTAAACTTGCACAGCGTTAAATCAACACTCTTTAATTGGCATTTGAATTCACTCTTGTCCTAATCCAATGGTTTATCACTGTAAGATATTGCAAAATTTGGCAAGTTGGGCTTCTTGGGAGGTCTCAAAATAGTTTGACAACCTAATTTTGATGTTGGGGTAACTTTCAACAATGTATTTTCTCTTTTACTCACGTGCATTCGTGTTTAATGTATAGCTTGATGTTCATCTCTGTATTATCTCAGCATACCAATATGCTCATATTGTTGTTGGCTTTTGGATGAAAAGTTTTAAGCCTCTAACTTAATGTGACAAGTTGTGGGGAAATTCTCTATCGTGTATTTCTCTAAGAGAATATTTTCCACCTATGCTCTCACACTTCCAACACAAATGTCAACCTGAACAACATAGAATTTTGAATTTTTCATTGGCTACATGCAAATATATCTTACAAAAATTGTTAGAAAAAGACTGAGGCGCACCGTCGATCTaccaaggaccaagcaatcacacaagcatgacatcgagatttgttaacgaggttcatcatCATGGCTACATCCCCAGGGCATGACTATGGACGCTCTtttccatgacaccgctacaataccgcaccccggccacCTGGGCGCCGGCCCATATGCCGCCGGCACCCCCGCGtgtctgtgctattatgttggcatagcttACATCGTGTATCTACCCcctctatatatgagaggcctagggtacaagtgtcctattaggatacAACTCCTAtcctgtctacacacagtccaaaaccaagtccaactgtaacctaccttgtacaataatatccGACACAACTCTAatataacaaactccaccttgggaaatattctccaccaccttggatTCATCCATGCGTtgaacctccatgtacattggacttgagatacgccatgagcaccgctgctactcccagactccatgtgactccacctgcaactgtagtcccttcttgTCTTCTTCACAGTCAACACTTGAGCAAGTttaagttcctcattactctaTTTTGTGCTTCCAACTTCCAAAGTATCcgttcaacgccatcacacaccaaCCACTGTCTGCGTGAAAAATGAACAACCCAAAGGCGTACTACTCACACAACAAGAAACACCATGACCGCACATGTGGCCCTCCCAATGCACCACAACCGCAACCCCTCGACACTTACACACCACAACGGAGCTTCACACAAGAATACTGACAACGATAACAATGAAGCACTCTCCATCATGAAATCATGGGCGCCTTCCAGATAACGCCGCCCTTCTTGCTTTTGTTTCTCTTTGCTTTCTCCCTATTGGGTTTCTTCTTGAGGAGGCATCCACTTGTGTTGCCAGATCCAGACTGATCAGCCGCCCATTTATCAAGAAAGTTGTAGAACTCATTGTACTTCTTGATGGAGCAAGCTAGTTGATCGTGGAcacgggcgagaggaagaagaagacatgggAAAAAATACTCCTTAAAACGACCCTTAAAACGGGCGAGGGGAAGTATAAGCAAATATTCGGTTTTACATTTTAAGTTTGAGGGGTCTATTTGCCCGCAGCTCAAAACGACCCTTAAAACGCGTTTTTGGCGATCTGAAAACCACGTTTACAGTTTCGCGgtttaaggggtctgctagagatgctctcacATATCGTAGCCCCTAGGGCAAGAAAGTaacttatttttctttcttttaatAGCCACAATAATATTCAATCAAATTATATGATGGTACACAAAACACCTATTAGAGAATTATGCACATGGTTTTACTTCTATGTCAGTTGGTTGATTGTAGCTCAAGACAAGAATCATGATAAGAAATCCAAATGATTATGGAGGAGCATTCATAGTGTTCACATAGTTACTGGAGAAGGTGATATTGGAAATTTAAATCGGCTGGAGAAACAATGAATTGTGCTTGGGGATACTTCCGGAGAATAAGTGATAATATTTCTGCAATATACTCTTGTTTTGTTTGTCAACTAACTAGATAATACTCATGTCACCTATTTGCCGCAAAAGTAGCCTAATGTTCAACCCCAAAAATGTAACCATTTATGATAACAAAGGCAAATAAATGCGAAAGTGAATATTGTTTGCCATTTCTTCACCTTTTTCTTTACTTTTCACATATTTTCATTTCATCTTTAGGGGATGAGTTTCGCAGAAGTTTGCTGATACTATTGCACTCTAATTTGAGCTTTTAACGTATATACTTCATCCGACCATTTCAAGGCTGCAGTTTTGGGCACCAAGCACGGTTTATAAAAAATGCATATTTAGTTGTTCATTTTATGATATGATACAAAAATTAGAAGAAAAAATGTATATCATGAAAAATTAACACGTACTTCATCTATTTCAAAATGTTTTCCTAAACTTGAGCAAGTTTGACTTAGGACAGACCTAGGATTTTAAATATTTTGAAACAAAGGAAGTATATAATACCCCAATTATATACTTCAAAGTTTGGACACTTTATGGAAAACATTTAGGCCTGCTCGTGCTGTATTAACTAATCAGAAAAGAAAATTCATATAGAAAAAAATTCATatagaaaattcataactaatcagAAAAGGCCGAAGACCTTTCTACCCCTCTTTGTGAACTCCTGCTCAGCCCGTGCCCCCCGCCCGGCCCAGACCCGAGCCCAGGCGGgaaccggcggcggcgacggcgacggcgacggcgacggtgacggccGTGGTCGCGCATCGGCAGTCCGGCGTCGCATCGAGCCTCAACTCACCCCCTCTCCCAGATCCGGTCGCCGCGCGCCCGAAGAATCCACCCCCTCCTCGACGGACGCCCGGCGAGATGCCGCGCGACCGCGACGAGCCGGCGGCCGTGCGCGTCTACACGGTCTGCGACGAGTCCAAGTAACCGCCGTCTTCCCACCCCCTCAACCCTATCCAACTCCTCCTCCGCGTCACCGCCGCTAACCCCTCCCCCCGTCGTCTCCCGAACCCGATTCGGCCGCAGGTACCTCGTCGTCCGGAACGTGCCGGCCCTCGGATGCGGCGACGAGCTCGGCTCCCTGTTCTCGGCGTACGGCCCCCTGGAAGAGTGAGCCGGCAGCAGCGACCTGaatccacttcttcttcttctccctgctAATGTTCAGTGCTCACCATTTTTCTTTCCGTGCCTGTGTGTGTGCGTGTTTGTTTGGGTTCAGGTGCAAGCCCATGGACGCCGAGGACTGCGAGGAGTACACCGACGTCTACTTCATCAAGTTCGCGCAGGTCGGCAACGCGAGGTGACCAATGCACGCATATATCTACCTCGTTCGAGTCTAGGATTTTTCGCTCCCTCTGTGGTAAAGAGAGTTGGTGATCGATTTGTGGACATGGTTTGCCGCGGTAGCCTCGCGTTTGTCGGGCATGGTTTAGATGCTCTTTTTAAGAACCATAAGGTTCGTTTGGTCCGGTCGATAAGATTCTCTTCTGTTTTCTGTCATTATGTATCTGATTCGGCGGTCACATCTCTGAATATGTAACTGAAGGATGTGTGTAGCTTGCTGATCTACTGGACAATTGGTGTTCGGTGCTTCTGTATTTGAGGGGGAAATATTTGATGCTTTTTATTCAGCACAATTAATGGAAGTGAGTGAGGAAGGATGACTTGGGTAGGCTTTCCAGATGTGAAATTCAGTAATGTCATATACTGTAATGTCAGTATGTGCGCTTTACTTGGGACTAGCAAGTTGCGAGTGAAAGAAAGGATTGGATTATTTCCTGGACCTTCTTTGAGGGCATGGTTTAGTTCAGGTCCTGTGGTCCAGTCTTTGGCACCTGGGAAACAGATCTGGAGCCAGTAGTTGCCCCAACTACCCTTCTTTCAAGTTTTAAAGTGTGGTAGTGGATCTGTTATGTTGCAGGTTTGCAAAGAGGAAGTTGGACGAGTCTGTATTTCTTGGCAACCGGCTGCAGGTTTCATATGCACCTCAGTTTGAAAGTCTTCTGGATACCAAGGAGAAACTAGAAGTCAGGAGAAATGAGGTCCTCAGACGAATAAGATGTATGGTTTCATTTTTTTTAATTGTATCTGCATTGTAGAATGTATTATTGGGATGGCAGAATGCAACCATAATTGCTAGTGCATGTTCCTAGGTACTTGACTAGTTGGATTTAGATATTTCTTGCATTTTTCAGCACCTGCTGGAAGCAGACCTGAAGGAATATCTCAGTATTCACCGGGTCAGGGATCATCTAGTGGGAACCCACACCATCATATGAACTCCAGCAAGAGGTTAATATTTACATTCTTCATTTTGTTTTGTGCTGTAAAACTGATAATCAAAAGTTGGTCATAATTtactcatccgatgaaatcatgttGCCACTTCAGAATTGATATTGGTAGCATGATTGACTCCGATCACTGATCTTATGGATACTTGTGTTATGGTTCATGCAGCTAAATATGGATGACCAGAGAAAATTAAGAACTAAAAGGGGCAAACTAGTTAAGAGGTTTTATCAGATCCTACAGGCATTTAGTTCTTATGTCAAGTTTTTGTGTTTGGACTTTGTAAGTCATCTGGTTGCCGGCAATTTTGCCAGGTCGATGATCTAATGGAATAGCTCGCTGTTTGAGGCCAGGCATGCCCTGAGCTTCTGTGCATCAATGTGGATATTCCGACTTGGCAGAACATTCCAAGATTCTGTGTCTTTCTGTTAGGAAATATATTCGACCATGATATAATCATATGCGATCTTATTATTTCAAAGGTTTTTCGTATGCAGAGCTGCAGTACCTACCTAAAAGCCTAGAACAATACAACCAGACTGTTTTCCAAGAAAAAGACGAGCACCATGGTGACTTCTCCTCTAAAGTTTCATCTTATCATCTTCAGGGAATACACAAAGGCAATGCCCGCTACTCATATCGAAGATGATCGTTTCAGCCATGTGCCCTCTAATAAGGTATGCAGTATTAGTAAAACAATGTTTTTGTTAAAAACTAAGGGAAATTAAGTAGTTGTTCACTGAGAAAAATTGGGACATTTAGTAAGAACAGATCACATGCTAAAGGCAACTTTATTTGCAGAAAATCTGGGAAGAAACTTCAATCAGTTAAGCTGCACTTTTACCAAAAAGACAACATTAGTGCACTAGCTCATATGCAAAGTACCCGAGCAGGGCAAAATCTCTACTGCCTCATTCACGTTAGTGCAGGAGACATAAATCTTTAGGAGTTTCGAACGAAACCCTTTTTTCCTTATCATGGCTTATGTTTTTTCGTTCCGTTAATAAAATGCCTTGTGATGCTATTTAATTGTAGGACTATTTCCCGTCCGAGTCGATGAATGCGACCGTGAACCTAGTCAGACAGAAGCTTGATAAGGTAAGAGTATCTGCGCCATCTATCACTTTGGGTGCAACAGCCACATGGATGACCTAAAAGTTGCCCTTTCAAAATACCAGATACAGTCCGGCGGTGAAACTTCTGATGCTGCCGCCGCCGCATCCAAGAAACCAAGGGTCGACAACCGAAGGCGTATTTGAATCAACGGGTGATGCAGAATGTGCGTTAGGCGTTTCGTATTGCTTTGTTTGCCCTATGTTTCATGCGCTTGCCCGCTCATCATTTTCAGCAGGCTGTCGCTTGGTGATGTTATGTAGTAACATGTTCCAGAGGAATGAATGGTGTGTGATACTGTCAGGCTCAGCAGCTGTTTATATGCTCACTCCTCCAATTTTCGCGAATTTCTACGGGGGCGTCCCGGCGGATCCTTACGATCTCCGGCTGTTTGGAGTAACATTTGTCTGAACTCTGGAGTGAAAATTGCTGCCCTTTTCAGCGACCATATTGGTTGACAAACTGCAAACAAAAAGTCAGAGGTGAGGAGTAGGGTAGCTGTATTCCAAGCGTTTGATGGTTATGTGTGTTACACACACCACCTTTTTCATTACGGTCAACTCAACACCGTGTGTTCCGAATCCGAAGGCTTTCGGCGCCGTATGAAGAAAATATGTTTGCTCATCTCCAAGAAAATATGGTTGCAATTTAAAACGGAGTCCTCTCTTAGGAACTTCAGAAGGGAAAAAAATAACAATAATACCACCGGGCTGTTTTCAATCTCACTTTCTGGTAAAGATATGACCAGGCTGCTTTCAATTTCTTtttggcaaaaaagaaaaaaaatcctagttATGCCGCACAATTTGTTCGATTTTTTTTGGTCCGCAAAAAAATGTTGTTGTTTTTTAACACCAACCCCCTCCCCTACTATGCCATTTCATATACTGGGGGAAAATGCGTAATCTTTTCATACAATGGGGGTACGTCAATGTAGGACTCACTAATATCCAAACATATTGTGCCTAATTGTTTTCCTTTAACTTGCAGGCTCATGGTGTGCATATTTTTGAGACTCGTGTTGTACATACATTAGAACATGT from Triticum dicoccoides isolate Atlit2015 ecotype Zavitan chromosome 6A, WEW_v2.0, whole genome shotgun sequence encodes:
- the LOC119319287 gene encoding RNA-binding protein 48-like translates to MPRDRDEPAAVRVYTVCDESKYLVVRNVPALGCGDELGSLFSAYGPLEECKPMDAEDCEEYTDVYFIKFAQVGNARFAKRKLDESVFLGNRLQVSYAPQFESLLDTKEKLEVRRNEVLRRIRSPAGSRPEGISQYSPGQGSSSGNPHHHMNSSKREYTKAMPATHIEDDRFSHVPSNKDYFPSESMNATVNLVRQKLDKIQSGGETSDAAAAASKKPRVDNRRRI